One genomic region from Lacerta agilis isolate rLacAgi1 chromosome 13, rLacAgi1.pri, whole genome shotgun sequence encodes:
- the EIF3J gene encoding eukaryotic translation initiation factor 3 subunit J, whose protein sequence is MAAEADSWDVDSFEAPDPVARRLLPTPAGVAVVDRWAGEDEDDDVKDNWDDEEEEEEKEADVKTEPKVSEKKKIAEKIKEREKLQKKKQEEIKKRLEESEESKELTPEEQLADKLRLQKLQEEADLELAKETFGVNSTCGIDAMNPSSKDDFTEFGKLLKEKITQYEKSLYYAGFLEALVRDVCISLEVDDLKKITNSLTVLCSEKQKQEKQNKAKKKKKGVVPGGGLKATMKDDLADYGGYDGGYVQDFEDFM, encoded by the exons ATGGCGGCTGAGGCGGATTCGTGGG ACGTGGACTCCTTCGAGGCGCCGGACCCCGTGGCCAGGCGGCTCCTACCCACGCCGGCCGGGGTGGCGGTGGTGGATCGATGGGCCGGCGAGGACGAGGACGACGACGTCAAG GATAATTGGGatgatgaggaagaggaagaagaaaaggaggcgGATGTAAAGACAG AACCCAAAgtttcagaaaagaagaaaatagcagaaaaaataaaagagagggaAAAACTGCAGAAGAAAAAGCAAGAGGAGATTAAAAAAAGG TTAGAGGAATCGGAAGAATCTAAAGAACTTACGCCAGAAGAACAGTTAGCAGACAAACTACGGCTGCAGAAATTGCAAGAAGAGGCAGACCTTGAGTTAGCAAAAGAAACCTTTG GTGTAAATAGCACGTGTGGAATAGATGCCATGAATCCATCTTCCAAAGATGACTTCACGGAGTTCGGCAAATTGTTAAAAGAGAAAATAACACAGTATGAGAAATCCCTATATTATGCTGGTTTTTTGGAAGCATTAGTTCGAGATGTATGTATTTCAC TGGAAGTTGATGACTTGAAAAAGATCACAAATTCCTTGACAGTGCTATGCAGCGAGAAGCAGAAACAAGAGAAG CAAAACAaagccaaaaagaagaaaaagggggtggtACCAGGAGGTGGTTTAAAAGCAACTATGAAAGACGACCTGGCAGACTATGGTGGCTATGACGGTGGCTATGTACAAGACTTTGAAGACTTCATGTGa